A stretch of the Archangium violaceum genome encodes the following:
- the dapE gene encoding succinyl-diaminopimelate desuccinylase, with product MSDLANRLAQSTLALCRIPSPIGEERAIADHVERWAHAHFPPREVFRLGHSLVLGSLQDARPTVALVGHLDTVPAHPHDREPRIEGERVFGLGSSDMKGGLAVMMALAEDLPRAELPVNLVVVLYEREEGPYLESGLGPLFETRPELKRVKFGIAMEPTDGVVQVGCVGSLHVTLKFKGRSAHSARPWQGENAIHKAGPLLARLLALPRREVVQDAFTFYEVMNITKASGGRARNVIPEAFELNLNYRFAPGKTVARAQEDVRELVGDAAEVEFTDLAPSGRVCADNPLFQQLMKLTGLPAASKQAWTDVARFSELGVDAVNFGPGETAQAHQANESAPIPALAVAYEKLATFLKQAG from the coding sequence ATGAGCGATCTCGCCAACCGTCTCGCGCAATCCACGCTGGCCCTGTGCCGTATCCCCAGTCCCATCGGTGAGGAGCGCGCCATCGCCGACCACGTGGAGCGCTGGGCGCACGCGCACTTCCCACCGCGCGAGGTGTTCCGGCTGGGGCACTCGCTGGTGCTGGGGAGCCTGCAGGATGCGCGGCCCACGGTGGCGCTGGTGGGGCACCTGGACACGGTGCCGGCGCACCCCCATGACCGGGAGCCGCGCATCGAAGGCGAGCGCGTCTTCGGACTGGGCTCCTCGGACATGAAGGGCGGGCTGGCGGTGATGATGGCGCTGGCGGAGGACCTGCCGCGCGCGGAGCTGCCGGTGAACCTGGTGGTGGTGCTCTACGAGCGGGAGGAGGGCCCGTACCTGGAGAGCGGGCTGGGGCCCCTGTTCGAGACGCGTCCGGAGCTCAAGCGGGTGAAGTTCGGCATCGCGATGGAGCCGACGGACGGCGTGGTGCAGGTGGGGTGCGTGGGCAGCCTGCACGTGACGTTGAAGTTCAAGGGCCGGAGCGCGCACTCGGCGAGGCCCTGGCAGGGGGAGAACGCCATCCACAAGGCGGGGCCGCTGCTGGCGCGGCTGCTGGCGCTTCCCCGACGCGAGGTGGTGCAGGATGCGTTCACCTTCTATGAGGTGATGAACATCACCAAGGCCTCGGGAGGGCGTGCGCGCAACGTGATACCGGAGGCCTTCGAGCTGAACCTGAACTACCGGTTCGCGCCGGGGAAGACGGTGGCTCGGGCGCAGGAGGACGTGCGCGAGCTGGTGGGAGACGCGGCGGAGGTGGAGTTCACGGACCTGGCGCCGAGCGGCAGGGTGTGCGCGGACAACCCGCTGTTCCAGCAGTTGATGAAGCTGACGGGGCTACCGGCGGCCTCGAAGCAGGCGTGGACGGACGTGGCGCGCTTCTCGGAGCTCGGCGTGGACGCGGTGAACTTCGGGCCGGGAGAGACGGCGCAGGCGCACCAGGCGAACGAGAGTGCGCCGATTCCCGCGCTGGCGGTGGCCTACGAGAAGCTGGCGACGTTCCTGAAGCAGGCGGGCTGA
- the thiD gene encoding bifunctional hydroxymethylpyrimidine kinase/phosphomethylpyrimidine kinase, which yields MKGRVLIIAGSDSGGGAGIQADIKTVTALNGYAATAIVALTAQDTRGIHAVHEVPVAFIRQQISLTLKDIGADALKTGMLSNAEVISAVREELDTHAPEVPLVVDPVMVAKGDTKLLGTGAEGALIEILLPRATLITPNATEAEVLVRMRIRTRSEQDQAAERLLRLGARAVLLKGGHIEGEEVRDLLLTHEGRQEFCGPRIHTTSTHGTGCTLASAIATGLAQRLPLYEAVARAHAYVREALRSAPGFGRGHGPLNHAHTVATMS from the coding sequence ATGAAGGGACGCGTGCTGATCATCGCCGGCTCCGATTCGGGCGGCGGCGCGGGCATACAGGCCGACATCAAGACGGTGACGGCGCTCAACGGCTACGCGGCGACGGCGATCGTTGCCCTGACGGCCCAGGACACCCGTGGTATTCATGCCGTCCATGAAGTGCCGGTTGCGTTCATCCGTCAGCAGATCTCCCTGACGCTGAAGGACATCGGGGCAGACGCGCTGAAGACCGGCATGCTGAGCAATGCGGAGGTGATCTCCGCCGTGCGCGAAGAGCTCGACACGCACGCTCCAGAGGTCCCGCTCGTCGTGGATCCCGTCATGGTGGCCAAGGGGGACACGAAGCTTCTGGGGACCGGGGCCGAAGGGGCGTTGATTGAAATCCTGCTACCGCGCGCCACCCTCATCACGCCCAACGCGACGGAGGCCGAAGTGCTGGTCCGCATGCGGATTCGGACCCGTTCCGAGCAGGATCAAGCGGCGGAACGACTCCTGAGGCTGGGTGCACGGGCCGTGCTGCTGAAGGGGGGGCACATCGAGGGAGAGGAGGTGCGCGACCTCTTGTTGACGCATGAGGGCCGCCAGGAGTTCTGCGGCCCGCGCATCCATACCACCTCCACTCACGGCACGGGGTGCACGCTGGCCTCGGCCATCGCGACGGGGCTTGCGCAGCGACTCCCTCTGTACGAGGCGGTCGCCCGCGCCCATGCCTATGTGCGGGAGGCGCTCAGGAGCGCGCCCGGCTTCGGCCGGGGCCATGGACCGCTCAACCACGCCCACACGGTGGCAACAATGTCCTGA
- a CDS encoding ABC transporter substrate-binding protein encodes MLRALAMSCLFLLLMVGCTDKKGSPPPAGPQGQGRTLKKVSVVLDWYPNAVHIPILAADQQGFFSAEGLDVNIKMPADNPTDGIKLVGAGSETFALYYAPDVLLAQEEGIPIVSVGAIVRRPLNGIMVPESSGIQSPKELEGKQVGYPSTPLSISLVSSMVRAAGGDPKKVVMTDVSWDLLPAVTTQRVQAVTGAFVNHEKPLFEKKGVKVRYFAPTEFGVPNYYELVLITGKQTASQDAATVEAMLRAMAKGYAWAKANQAAALKLLLEKQSSSFPLDAEIEEQALRMLLPWMEEEGVRFGAQDAKTWEEISAWLQREGRLKGSLKSADAFINVVR; translated from the coding sequence ATGCTGCGCGCATTGGCGATGAGCTGTCTGTTCCTGCTCCTGATGGTGGGTTGTACCGACAAGAAGGGGAGCCCTCCCCCCGCGGGGCCTCAGGGCCAGGGCAGGACGTTGAAGAAGGTTTCCGTGGTGCTCGACTGGTACCCGAATGCCGTCCACATCCCCATTCTGGCCGCGGACCAGCAGGGCTTCTTCTCGGCCGAGGGGCTCGATGTGAACATCAAGATGCCCGCCGACAACCCGACGGATGGAATCAAGCTGGTGGGCGCGGGCAGTGAGACGTTTGCCCTTTATTACGCCCCGGATGTGCTGCTGGCCCAGGAGGAGGGAATCCCCATCGTCTCCGTGGGCGCCATCGTCCGGAGGCCGCTCAATGGGATCATGGTACCGGAGAGCTCGGGAATCCAGAGTCCGAAGGAGCTCGAGGGCAAGCAGGTGGGCTACCCCAGCACCCCTCTGAGCATCAGCCTGGTGAGCTCCATGGTCAGGGCGGCGGGCGGGGACCCCAAGAAGGTGGTGATGACCGATGTCTCGTGGGATCTGCTTCCGGCCGTTACCACTCAGCGTGTACAGGCTGTCACGGGGGCATTCGTCAACCACGAGAAACCCCTCTTCGAGAAGAAGGGCGTCAAGGTCCGCTACTTCGCTCCCACCGAGTTCGGTGTACCCAACTACTATGAGCTGGTCTTGATCACCGGCAAGCAGACCGCCAGCCAGGATGCCGCGACGGTGGAGGCCATGCTCCGGGCCATGGCGAAGGGCTACGCATGGGCCAAGGCGAATCAGGCCGCGGCCTTGAAGCTCCTGCTGGAGAAGCAGAGCAGCAGCTTCCCACTCGATGCGGAGATAGAAGAGCAGGCGTTACGGATGTTGCTCCCCTGGATGGAGGAGGAAGGCGTCAGGTTTGGTGCCCAGGATGCGAAGACCTGGGAGGAGATCTCCGCCTGGTTGCAGAGGGAAGGCCGTCTGAAGGGCTCCCTGAAGAGCGCTGACGCATTCATCAATGTGGTGAGATGA
- a CDS encoding ABC transporter permease, with protein sequence MLRRYGSFIGLFTGFILAWELLCGLGGIPAFILPAPSQIASAFWTWREALLLEHLPITLAETLVGLIISIVLGVAMAAAMHLSPVVNRVVYPVIVASQTIPVIALSPLFLFWFGYSFTQKVAVVVLITFFPVAVNTADGLRSADRDLLAWMHASGADRWRILRMVEAPSALPHFFTGLKQAATISVIGAVIGEWLGGQAGLGIFGRRASSSLKTPELFASVLILAIMGVLLFILVAWGERRLMAYRHQDRT encoded by the coding sequence GTGTTGAGGCGTTACGGTTCCTTCATCGGCCTGTTCACGGGTTTCATCCTCGCCTGGGAGTTGCTCTGTGGCCTGGGCGGTATACCCGCCTTCATCCTGCCCGCGCCCTCGCAGATCGCCTCGGCGTTCTGGACATGGAGGGAGGCCCTGCTGCTGGAGCATCTGCCCATCACCCTGGCGGAGACGCTCGTGGGGTTGATCATCAGCATCGTCCTGGGGGTGGCCATGGCCGCGGCCATGCACCTCTCTCCGGTGGTGAATCGAGTCGTCTACCCGGTGATCGTGGCCTCTCAAACGATCCCCGTCATCGCGCTGTCGCCGCTCTTTCTCTTCTGGTTCGGTTACTCCTTCACCCAGAAGGTGGCGGTCGTCGTGTTGATCACCTTCTTTCCCGTTGCGGTGAACACGGCGGATGGATTGCGCTCGGCGGACAGGGATCTCCTCGCCTGGATGCATGCGTCCGGAGCGGACCGCTGGCGGATTCTGCGCATGGTGGAAGCACCGAGCGCCTTGCCCCACTTCTTCACCGGACTGAAGCAGGCCGCGACCATCAGTGTGATTGGTGCCGTCATTGGTGAATGGCTGGGGGGTCAGGCGGGGCTGGGCATCTTCGGGCGGAGGGCAAGCAGTTCCTTGAAGACTCCCGAGTTGTTCGCATCCGTGCTCATCCTGGCCATCATGGGAGTCCTGTTGTTCATCCTCGTGGCCTGGGGAGAGCGTAGGCTCATGGCCTACCGCCACCAGGATCGCACCTGA
- a CDS encoding ABC transporter ATP-binding protein → MDEPHLLLDQVHFRYGAEPVLEAFSLRVQAGEFVSLVGSSGSGKSTILKLLTGLLAPGSGTVRVMGAPPAPGRIGYMPQRDCLMPWRTALENAAAGLEVQGVGPREARERARGLWATFGLSGAEDRYPHQLSGGMRQRVAFLRTVLGGHSILLLDEPFGALDALTRAQMQAWLLGLWQELGKSVLFVTHDAEEAALLSDRVYVLKGTGVEIPVGLPRPRSYAMISDPIVMERRAAILREVGMC, encoded by the coding sequence ATGGATGAGCCCCACCTGCTCCTGGACCAGGTCCATTTCCGCTACGGTGCCGAACCCGTGCTCGAGGCCTTCTCCCTGCGCGTCCAGGCGGGCGAGTTCGTCTCCCTGGTGGGCTCGAGCGGGTCGGGGAAGAGCACGATTCTCAAATTGCTCACGGGCCTCCTCGCGCCGGGTTCCGGGACTGTGCGGGTCATGGGCGCTCCTCCCGCGCCCGGCCGGATCGGCTACATGCCCCAGCGTGACTGTCTGATGCCGTGGCGGACCGCCCTGGAGAATGCCGCGGCGGGGCTCGAGGTGCAGGGGGTGGGTCCTCGCGAGGCGCGGGAGCGGGCCCGTGGACTGTGGGCCACGTTCGGGCTGAGCGGAGCGGAAGACCGGTATCCACACCAACTCTCGGGCGGCATGCGACAGCGTGTCGCCTTCCTGCGGACCGTATTGGGAGGCCACTCGATCCTCCTGCTCGATGAGCCGTTTGGTGCCTTGGACGCGCTCACCCGGGCCCAGATGCAGGCGTGGTTGCTCGGGCTGTGGCAGGAGCTCGGCAAGTCGGTGCTCTTCGTGACGCATGATGCCGAGGAAGCGGCGCTTCTCTCGGACCGGGTCTACGTGTTGAAGGGAACAGGCGTGGAGATCCCCGTGGGACTGCCCCGTCCACGGAGCTACGCGATGATCTCCGACCCCATCGTCATGGAGCGGCGGGCCGCCATCCTTCGAGAGGTAGGCATGTGTTGA
- a CDS encoding amidohydrolase → MPGLVDFHYHTALGKGYSDHLPLWEYLQTCWYPIIRALDPEAAYWAALASYSESIKCGVTAVNDMYRQLESLADAAEKIGIRAVLANDVATDEHELDTLADNERAFKAKHGAANGRIKVVVGIEWLPLASEQLLRDARALANQLGTGIHIHLNESLGEVESSKQKFGRRPTEVAYDCGVLGPDCVAAHCVWLSDTEIALMRETRTHISHNPSSNAKLGNGIARLPEMLAAGINVGLGHDAAECNNSRDMFEVMKFASLIHRAARVDASLQQAPDVLRMATRNGAKGLGIDAGELSPGKKADVVIINTQNQMFTPLMPGNKDHVYSHLVFAANGSCVETVIIDGRVVYKEREFTMIDEREVLEQANLAFRRVLDRMNVPAARAVRRE, encoded by the coding sequence ATGCCCGGTCTCGTCGACTTTCACTATCACACCGCCTTGGGGAAGGGGTATAGCGACCACCTGCCGCTGTGGGAGTACCTGCAGACGTGCTGGTATCCCATCATCCGCGCGCTGGACCCCGAGGCCGCGTACTGGGCCGCGCTCGCGAGCTACAGTGAGTCGATCAAGTGTGGCGTGACGGCCGTGAATGACATGTACCGCCAGCTCGAATCGCTCGCGGATGCCGCGGAGAAGATTGGCATCCGCGCGGTCCTCGCCAACGACGTTGCCACGGATGAGCACGAGCTCGACACGCTGGCGGACAATGAGCGCGCGTTCAAGGCGAAGCATGGAGCGGCCAATGGGCGGATCAAGGTCGTCGTCGGCATCGAGTGGTTGCCACTCGCCTCCGAGCAGCTCCTGCGTGATGCGAGGGCCCTCGCCAACCAGCTCGGCACGGGCATCCACATCCACCTGAACGAATCGCTGGGTGAGGTGGAGAGCTCCAAACAGAAGTTCGGCCGCCGGCCGACCGAGGTCGCCTACGACTGCGGCGTTCTGGGGCCGGACTGTGTCGCGGCCCACTGCGTCTGGTTGTCGGACACCGAGATCGCGCTCATGCGAGAGACTCGCACCCACATCTCGCACAATCCGAGCTCCAATGCGAAGCTGGGGAATGGAATCGCACGTCTGCCAGAGATGCTCGCCGCTGGCATCAACGTGGGGCTGGGCCATGATGCCGCCGAATGCAACAACAGTCGTGACATGTTCGAGGTGATGAAGTTCGCATCGCTCATCCACCGTGCCGCGAGGGTGGATGCGAGCCTGCAGCAGGCGCCGGATGTCCTTCGCATGGCCACCCGCAACGGCGCGAAGGGATTGGGGATCGATGCTGGCGAGCTGTCACCCGGGAAGAAGGCGGACGTCGTCATCATCAACACCCAGAACCAGATGTTCACCCCCCTGATGCCGGGCAACAAGGATCATGTCTACTCCCACCTCGTCTTCGCCGCGAACGGGAGTTGCGTCGAGACCGTCATCATCGATGGCCGTGTGGTCTACAAGGAGCGGGAGTTCACGATGATCGACGAGCGGGAGGTTCTCGAGCAGGCCAATCTGGCCTTTCGCCGGGTGCTGGACCGGATGAACGTGCCGGCCGCTCGAGCCGTCAGACGGGAGTGA
- the surE gene encoding 5'/3'-nucleotidase SurE, producing MRILLCNDDGFQAEGLRTLASELATRGHDVTIVAPNAERSGQSHAMTFFEPLMVRRIAHQLYAVHGTPADSAFIGLRGVLGSNPPDLFIAGINHGLNVGIDVNYSGTIGAATEAALLGFRAIAVSMDVDPFKGRPDERSSAFQRTARLTAELLEHLHLLDWAPQELLSLNHPGHEPRGVVAASCRPDCIYVPHLEHLASRMHSREDLQVYVIGGTTRAPPRAGEHDVAALQAGYATLSFLQTHQGNTSGTNRLQPLLEKLPGP from the coding sequence GTGCGAATTCTGCTCTGCAACGACGATGGGTTCCAGGCCGAAGGACTGCGGACGCTGGCTTCCGAACTGGCCACGCGCGGACACGACGTCACGATTGTCGCGCCGAACGCGGAGCGCAGTGGCCAGTCGCATGCCATGACATTCTTCGAGCCGCTGATGGTCCGGCGCATCGCGCATCAGCTCTATGCCGTCCATGGCACTCCGGCGGACAGTGCTTTCATCGGCCTGCGGGGAGTGCTCGGGAGCAATCCGCCCGACCTGTTCATCGCCGGCATCAACCATGGTTTGAACGTGGGCATCGATGTCAACTATAGCGGCACCATCGGTGCGGCGACCGAGGCCGCGCTCCTCGGCTTCCGGGCCATTGCTGTCTCGATGGATGTCGATCCCTTCAAGGGCAGGCCCGACGAACGCTCCAGCGCCTTCCAGCGAACCGCCCGGCTCACGGCGGAGCTGCTCGAGCACCTGCACCTGCTCGACTGGGCTCCACAGGAGCTGCTCAGCCTCAATCACCCGGGTCACGAGCCCAGAGGAGTCGTCGCCGCCAGTTGCCGTCCCGACTGCATCTACGTTCCCCATCTGGAGCACCTCGCCTCACGGATGCACTCCCGGGAGGATCTGCAGGTCTACGTCATTGGTGGCACCACACGGGCCCCCCCTCGGGCAGGAGAGCACGACGTCGCGGCGCTCCAGGCGGGCTATGCAACGCTGTCCTTCCTCCAGACCCACCAGGGCAACACCTCGGGTACGAACCGGTTGCAACCCCTCCTGGAAAAGCTACCCGGCCCGTGA
- a CDS encoding nucleoside 2-deoxyribosyltransferase, giving the protein MTTPSQRSVFLGGPFKSLVSAETGEMRAADQARFQSLINFFEQRGLRVFNAHRREAWGREFLKPEDCTRLDFEEIQSSDAFVAFPGAPPSPGTHVELGWASAMRKPVILLLEEGREYAFLVRGLHTVTNVTSIYYKPGEDLIPPLRTALERLGL; this is encoded by the coding sequence ATGACGACTCCTTCTCAACGCTCCGTCTTCCTGGGTGGTCCCTTCAAGTCCCTCGTCTCCGCCGAAACGGGAGAGATGCGGGCGGCGGACCAGGCACGCTTCCAGAGCCTCATCAACTTCTTCGAGCAGCGGGGCTTGCGCGTCTTCAACGCCCACCGCCGCGAGGCCTGGGGGCGCGAGTTCTTGAAGCCCGAGGACTGCACCCGGCTCGACTTCGAGGAAATCCAATCCTCGGATGCGTTCGTGGCCTTCCCAGGTGCTCCGCCCTCACCTGGCACGCACGTGGAACTGGGTTGGGCCTCCGCGATGCGCAAGCCCGTCATCCTCCTGTTGGAGGAGGGAAGGGAATACGCCTTCCTCGTTCGGGGTCTCCACACCGTCACGAACGTGACGAGCATCTACTACAAGCCCGGAGAGGACCTCATCCCCCCGTTGCGAACCGCGCTGGAGCGCCTGGGGCTCTAG
- a CDS encoding class I SAM-dependent methyltransferase has translation MSTSWSDPAVCKGFDDYDDLPEQVLGYSTIFKVLRLERPDPMVLLDYGCGPGKVSERVAKTFGKRVLAVDNSGPMLEIARIRRPHPLVEYLQIDDTLAGRVGDASVDGAMTCYVFINIPSEDRIRNIIREVYRALKPGAAYAILDTNPDTTGVQFSTFRNGEPGRKYGYGEPREVLLRVPGGQELVLRDTHWPKKMYLNALRDAGFQNVEIFEPTLSSFSPQELQPFGAAGVDKWQNERTTPPFVIFRAIK, from the coding sequence TTGAGTACATCCTGGAGCGATCCGGCTGTCTGCAAGGGGTTCGACGACTACGATGACCTGCCCGAGCAGGTTCTGGGCTACAGCACGATCTTCAAGGTATTGCGGCTCGAACGCCCGGACCCCATGGTCCTGCTGGACTACGGCTGTGGTCCCGGCAAGGTCTCGGAGCGGGTGGCGAAGACCTTCGGCAAGCGGGTGCTCGCCGTCGACAACTCGGGGCCCATGCTGGAGATCGCGCGGATCAGGCGCCCGCACCCTCTGGTGGAGTACCTCCAGATCGACGATACGCTCGCCGGTCGGGTCGGGGACGCGAGCGTCGACGGCGCGATGACCTGTTACGTCTTCATCAACATCCCCTCCGAGGACCGCATCCGCAACATCATCCGCGAGGTCTACCGCGCCCTGAAGCCAGGGGCGGCCTACGCCATCCTGGATACCAACCCGGACACCACGGGGGTTCAATTCTCCACCTTCCGCAACGGAGAGCCGGGTCGGAAGTACGGGTATGGCGAGCCACGTGAGGTGTTGCTGCGCGTACCGGGTGGCCAGGAGCTCGTCCTGCGGGATACCCACTGGCCGAAGAAGATGTACCTGAACGCGCTGCGGGACGCCGGCTTCCAGAACGTGGAGATCTTCGAGCCCACGCTCTCCAGCTTCTCGCCGCAAGAGCTCCAGCCATTTGGCGCAGCCGGTGTCGACAAATGGCAGAACGAGAGAACGACTCCTCCCTTTGTCATCTTCCGAGCCATCAAATGA
- a CDS encoding thymidylate synthase has protein sequence MLRFNTFDGAYLHGLRWIYESPQFRVAPRGFASRENLGFCFELINPLARLSCSPERKTNIIFNFAEALWYLSGQADLEQISYYAPSIRKYSMDGRTLTGTAYGVKLFHFGAAAINQWERAVELLKEDPSTKRAVLQIYDAHESLIQDNIDVSCTLGLQFFAREGRLHAAAYMRANDAYRGMVSDVFSFTFLQEMMASQLGLKLGSYFHYVGSFHIYEPDIPAVERLLSAAPPAAEVSRTMPAMPEGDNWAFVRSVLRYEQELRHGRHRFTSASLAQTGLPSYWQQVLALLEVYRQIHHEGRIDPRFLDCLLPLYQRMVVTRWSPLLSSKGEKS, from the coding sequence ATGCTGAGATTCAACACCTTCGATGGGGCCTATCTTCACGGTCTTCGCTGGATCTACGAATCCCCCCAATTCCGCGTGGCGCCGCGTGGGTTCGCGAGCCGTGAGAACCTCGGGTTCTGCTTCGAGCTCATCAACCCCCTGGCACGCCTCTCCTGCTCGCCGGAGAGGAAGACGAACATCATCTTCAATTTCGCCGAGGCTCTCTGGTACCTCTCTGGCCAGGCCGACCTGGAGCAGATCAGCTACTACGCGCCGAGCATCCGCAAATACTCCATGGATGGCAGGACGCTGACGGGGACCGCCTACGGCGTGAAGCTCTTCCACTTCGGGGCCGCGGCCATCAACCAGTGGGAGCGCGCGGTGGAATTGTTGAAGGAGGACCCGAGCACCAAACGGGCCGTGCTCCAGATATACGATGCCCACGAGTCGCTCATCCAGGACAACATCGATGTGTCGTGTACCCTGGGTCTGCAGTTCTTCGCGCGTGAGGGGCGGCTCCATGCGGCCGCCTACATGCGAGCCAACGACGCCTACCGCGGCATGGTGAGTGACGTCTTTTCCTTCACCTTCCTGCAGGAGATGATGGCCAGCCAGCTGGGCCTGAAGCTGGGGTCGTACTTCCACTATGTCGGCTCGTTCCACATCTACGAGCCCGACATCCCCGCCGTGGAACGGCTGTTGTCCGCGGCGCCACCGGCAGCCGAAGTCTCGCGGACGATGCCGGCGATGCCGGAGGGAGACAACTGGGCGTTCGTGCGCAGTGTGCTGCGCTACGAGCAGGAACTGCGGCACGGCCGCCACCGGTTCACCAGCGCCAGCCTGGCGCAGACCGGATTGCCCTCCTACTGGCAACAGGTTCTCGCGCTCCTCGAGGTCTACCGGCAGATCCACCATGAGGGGCGTATCGACCCGAGATTCCTCGACTGTTTGCTTCCACTCTACCAGCGGATGGTCGTGACCCGCTGGAGCCCACTCCTCTCGTCCAAAGGTGAGAAATCTTGA